One window of the Arthrobacter sp. zg-Y919 genome contains the following:
- the cmk gene encoding (d)CMP kinase, protein MSSNVNPAQFRLGKPLVVAIDGPSGSGKSSISREVARRLHAAYLDTGAMYRAVTLSCMEAGIDLTDSVAVEAAAENADIALSLSPNEEWVRVSGRDVTEAIREPAVSSSVSAVATTLGARAELVRRQQQLIRDSGLRIVAEGRDITTVVAPHAEVRILLTASEEARLRRRGIQLGGTQTAAALKEQVLVRDAKDSTVVDFQQAADGVTTIDSSDLDFEETVSAVLDVVFSSTH, encoded by the coding sequence GTGAGTTCTAACGTGAATCCGGCCCAGTTCCGGCTGGGCAAGCCGCTGGTTGTGGCCATTGACGGACCGTCAGGTTCCGGCAAGTCCAGCATCAGCCGTGAAGTGGCACGCCGCCTGCATGCCGCCTACCTCGACACCGGTGCCATGTACCGTGCGGTCACCCTCTCCTGCATGGAAGCGGGGATTGACCTGACGGATTCGGTGGCCGTTGAAGCTGCCGCCGAAAACGCGGACATCGCCCTGAGTCTGTCCCCGAATGAGGAATGGGTCCGCGTCAGCGGGCGGGACGTCACTGAGGCCATCCGTGAACCGGCCGTTTCCTCCTCGGTCAGCGCCGTCGCGACCACGCTGGGTGCCCGCGCCGAGCTGGTCCGCCGCCAGCAGCAGCTGATCCGGGACTCCGGGCTGCGGATCGTGGCCGAAGGCCGGGACATCACCACCGTGGTGGCCCCGCACGCCGAGGTCCGGATCCTGCTCACCGCCAGCGAGGAAGCCCGGCTCCGCCGCCGCGGCATCCAGCTCGGCGGCACGCAGACCGCTGCGGCCCTGAAGGAACAGGTCTTGGTCCGCGATGCCAAGGATTCCACCGTGGTGGATTTCCAGCAGGCCGCCGACGGCGTCACCACCATCGATTCCTCGGACCTGGACTTCGAAGAGACCGTCTCGGCGGTGCTTGACGTGGTTTTCAGCAGTACCCACTAA